A single Aestuariibius sp. HNIBRBA575 DNA region contains:
- a CDS encoding LysR family transcriptional regulator has translation MAKRAMLRSLSDVDIRLVRIFLTVTECGGFAASELELNIGRSTISKHISDLEMRIGLKLCNRGPSGFSLTREGEQVLESARKLLASIDGFQSEIDNIHTHLTGTLRIGLFDQSSTNPNAHIHTAIQKFDDIAPEVSLEIALDPPSALEARVSDGSMDVAIVPVHRQSNLLHYTPLYREHMTLYCGEGHALFDAPKADITLEDHKYAGYGFNSPNMKASQKLGLLRAARVQEEEALSLLIQSGRYLGYLADHVAETFIRKGTVRPINLPDARYTSVFAAITRKKPEPDRKTQEFVTCLKAAHPQTEDLFTAKAE, from the coding sequence ATGGCCAAACGCGCAATGCTCCGCAGCCTGAGCGATGTTGATATCCGCTTGGTTCGGATATTTTTGACCGTCACAGAATGCGGTGGATTTGCGGCATCCGAACTGGAACTGAATATCGGGCGTTCCACGATCTCCAAACACATTTCCGATCTGGAAATGCGGATCGGATTAAAATTGTGCAACCGGGGACCGTCTGGGTTTTCGTTGACACGAGAAGGGGAACAAGTCCTTGAATCTGCGCGAAAACTTTTGGCCTCTATTGATGGATTCCAATCGGAAATCGACAATATCCACACCCATTTGACCGGCACATTGCGGATTGGGCTGTTTGATCAATCCAGCACAAACCCAAACGCCCATATCCACACAGCCATCCAGAAATTCGACGATATCGCCCCCGAAGTTTCCTTGGAAATCGCGCTTGATCCCCCCAGCGCGCTAGAGGCGCGGGTGTCGGACGGATCGATGGATGTTGCGATTGTGCCGGTGCATCGCCAATCAAACCTGCTGCATTATACGCCGCTATACCGGGAACATATGACGTTATATTGCGGCGAAGGTCATGCGCTGTTTGACGCGCCAAAGGCCGACATCACATTAGAAGACCACAAATATGCTGGCTACGGTTTCAACTCCCCAAACATGAAGGCGAGCCAGAAGCTTGGACTCCTTCGGGCCGCGCGGGTCCAAGAAGAAGAGGCGCTGTCGCTGCTGATCCAATCCGGGCGGTATCTGGGATATTTGGCAGATCACGTCGCCGAAACGTTTATACGCAAAGGGACCGTGCGGCCAATCAATCTGCCCGATGCGCGCTATACCAGTGTTTTCGCGGCCATCACCCGCAAAAAACCGGAACCAGACCGCAAAACCCAGGAATTTGTCACCTGCCTAAAGGCGGCACATCCTCAGACCGAGGATTTGTTCACCGCCAAGGCAGAGTAA
- a CDS encoding SDR family NAD(P)-dependent oxidoreductase has product MTQKPLALITGAAQGIGYACAEALIEDGFDVILSDINAEGVMASAQSLGAVAGIVCDMGDLDQIEAMFTQIAADHRPLNALVNNAGVAMPGDFLSYDIDTFQRVIDINLRGVFVATQRAARDMVANKIQGAIVNMSSINAQVAIPAIPAYCASKGGVMQLTKVAALALAKDNIRVNAVGPGSIDTEMMAGVNANPDAFKAAMSRTPLGRPGSAREIGDVVAFLCSKKSSYITGETIYVDGGRLGLNYTC; this is encoded by the coding sequence ATGACACAAAAACCACTTGCTTTGATCACGGGTGCCGCCCAAGGGATCGGATATGCCTGCGCAGAAGCCCTGATCGAAGACGGCTTTGACGTGATTTTGTCAGACATCAACGCAGAAGGTGTGATGGCCTCAGCGCAATCGCTGGGCGCGGTGGCTGGGATTGTTTGCGACATGGGCGACCTCGATCAGATCGAGGCGATGTTTACTCAAATTGCCGCGGACCACCGCCCGTTGAATGCGCTGGTCAACAATGCCGGGGTTGCGATGCCCGGTGATTTTTTGAGCTACGACATCGACACATTCCAACGGGTGATCGACATTAACCTGCGTGGGGTGTTTGTGGCCACGCAGCGTGCCGCGCGCGACATGGTTGCGAACAAAATTCAGGGTGCAATTGTGAACATGTCGTCGATCAACGCTCAGGTCGCTATTCCGGCCATTCCGGCCTATTGCGCCTCAAAGGGGGGGGTGATGCAATTGACCAAAGTTGCAGCATTGGCCCTGGCCAAAGACAACATCCGCGTTAACGCTGTTGGCCCCGGTTCCATTGACACCGAAATGATGGCGGGCGTGAATGCAAACCCCGACGCTTTCAAAGCGGCGATGTCCCGCACACCGCTGGGACGTCCCGGTTCCGCGCGCGAAATTGGCGATGTGGTTGCGTTTTTGTGTTCCAAAAAATCAAGCTATATCACCGGCGAAACCATCTATGTGGATGGTGGGCGTTTGGGGCTGAACTATACCTGTTAG
- the repA gene encoding plasmid partitioning protein RepA, which produces MFQTAPISASSQSDVTEQMAARLKTALTTHLEQVYAPDQRKKLRLFSATETAALLGVSGQFLRKCHSDGTLPEPDVNKGGRRSYSGDDIWAMRQALEAGSRSPGKYVPGRRKGDKLQVIQLMNFKGGSAKSTATIHLCHYLALSGYRVLAVDLDPQGSLTGFCGLQTELEFDGPTIYDALRYEDPLPMSDVVVDTYFPGLDLAPARLILSEFETETAVNAGRGAAFFERLSSALEPIENNYDIVVIDSPPALGFLTLTGLFAATSVLVPMTPSMLDLASTQQFIEMTSAYIGVIEDTGVRMDHDFFSFLITRDDPSDIPSQQIVSLMRALFQDRVIPSTALRSTAIGDASMLKMSIYEVARADMTRSTYDRAKTSMDAVGADVAQLVQKAWGRA; this is translated from the coding sequence ATGTTTCAAACGGCCCCCATCTCTGCCTCTTCTCAGTCTGATGTGACCGAGCAAATGGCGGCACGCCTTAAGACGGCATTAACCACGCATTTAGAACAGGTTTATGCACCAGATCAACGTAAGAAACTGAGGCTTTTCAGTGCAACAGAGACTGCTGCGCTGTTGGGTGTGTCTGGCCAGTTTTTGCGTAAATGCCATAGCGACGGCACCTTGCCAGAGCCAGATGTCAACAAAGGTGGCAGACGGTCCTATTCTGGTGACGATATCTGGGCGATGCGCCAAGCCCTGGAGGCGGGGTCGCGCAGCCCGGGCAAATATGTCCCCGGTCGGCGCAAAGGTGACAAGCTTCAGGTTATTCAGCTCATGAATTTCAAAGGCGGGTCGGCAAAGTCCACCGCCACCATTCATTTGTGTCACTATCTCGCCCTAAGTGGCTATCGTGTGCTAGCGGTTGATCTTGATCCGCAGGGCAGTTTGACCGGATTTTGCGGTCTGCAAACCGAGTTGGAATTTGACGGTCCGACCATCTATGACGCCCTGCGTTACGAAGACCCGTTGCCGATGTCGGATGTGGTTGTTGATACGTATTTTCCGGGTCTTGATTTGGCCCCTGCCCGCTTGATTCTAAGTGAGTTCGAGACTGAAACCGCCGTGAATGCCGGGCGCGGCGCGGCGTTCTTTGAACGTTTGTCCAGCGCATTAGAGCCAATTGAAAACAATTACGACATCGTTGTGATCGACAGCCCCCCTGCCCTCGGGTTTTTAACATTGACGGGGTTATTTGCGGCCACGTCCGTTCTGGTGCCCATGACGCCCAGCATGCTCGACCTTGCTTCGACGCAGCAATTCATTGAAATGACGTCGGCCTATATCGGTGTGATCGAAGATACCGGCGTACGGATGGACCACGACTTTTTCAGCTTTTTGATCACAAGAGATGACCCAAGCGACATTCCAAGCCAACAGATTGTATCGCTCATGCGGGCATTGTTTCAGGACAGAGTGATTCCGTCGACGGCGCTGCGCAGCACGGCGATTGGGGATGCATCGATGCTCAAGATGTCGATTTATGAAGTTGCCCGCGCGGATATGACCCGCAGCACCTATGATCGCGCCAAAACGAGCATGGATGCAGTGGGCGCGGATGTTGCCCAGTTGGTGCAAAAAGCGTGGGGACGTGCGTGA
- the repB gene encoding plasmid partitioning protein RepB yields MALNRNKAGIMAAISAATEGKAPIGQTAETSRAHRTLPKGTVGSVRAGLGGIQDIDTALILPWGPQDRLELTAVNTPDKDVLDLIDSIQTSGQQVPVLLRPAHQHDGKFEVIYGRRRVLACQQLGIPIKALIRTLDDGEALIAKGLENASRQDLSFYERARFAQAILDQGHSREEAQQALSISKNTLSQLERVARLIPDDVGSLIGAAHGAGRPKWMTLAAAFDQGAVSKSGIIKTLSNVPDGTSSDDRLQIVIESLSKRGAKETRSAERSPISGTVVRSTKSSVSLTVKRAGDTEAFADWLDDNFDRLIKESYQSFKKDAGR; encoded by the coding sequence ATGGCGTTAAACCGAAACAAAGCAGGCATTATGGCGGCGATCTCCGCCGCAACCGAGGGCAAAGCCCCGATTGGCCAAACCGCAGAAACATCGCGGGCGCATCGCACTTTGCCCAAGGGCACAGTTGGTTCGGTGCGCGCGGGGCTGGGGGGTATTCAGGACATTGATACCGCGCTGATATTGCCCTGGGGACCACAGGATCGGCTGGAGTTAACAGCTGTTAACACGCCCGACAAAGACGTTTTGGACCTGATTGACAGCATCCAAACCAGCGGCCAACAGGTGCCGGTTCTGTTGCGTCCAGCGCATCAACACGACGGCAAATTTGAGGTCATCTATGGACGTCGCCGTGTGTTGGCATGCCAACAATTAGGCATCCCAATCAAAGCATTAATCCGAACATTGGATGACGGAGAAGCCTTGATCGCAAAGGGTTTGGAAAATGCCAGCAGGCAGGATCTGAGCTTTTATGAACGGGCCCGATTTGCGCAGGCCATTTTGGATCAGGGCCATTCACGAGAAGAAGCGCAACAGGCATTGTCCATCAGCAAAAACACCCTGTCTCAGCTGGAACGCGTCGCGCGGTTGATTCCAGACGACGTGGGCAGTTTGATCGGCGCGGCCCACGGGGCAGGGCGCCCTAAATGGATGACATTGGCCGCGGCCTTTGATCAGGGGGCTGTTTCAAAGTCGGGTATAATCAAAACATTAAGCAACGTTCCGGACGGCACATCATCAGATGACCGTCTGCAAATTGTGATCGAAAGCTTGTCAAAACGAGGTGCCAAGGAAACGCGATCTGCGGAACGCAGCCCGATATCGGGCACTGTCGTCAGGTCGACCAAATCATCCGTTTCGCTGACCGTCAAACGGGCTGGGGACACAGAGGCATTTGCAGATTGGCTGGATGATAATTTCGATCGTCTAATTAAGGAATCTTACCAGTCCTTCAAAAAGGACGCTGGGAGATAG
- the repC gene encoding plasmid replication protein RepC — translation MTQHPTGETDPIRDQTRKSVPNGWRKASPKHAQTAHMVDRVRLNSVPKSHALIALKRVGAHLGLKPGDLMLIDTLCAFSQSQDWQSHQRPVVWPSNALLMEQTGYSLSALKRHIRRLADAGVITFKDSSNGKRWGRRDADGAIIEAYGFDLSPLSDRVPEFEDLHAEIKAERERCKHLKRQITIARRMIRSLIEDAMNKANTDAWQHLLVKFESLLAKLPRQPKGSGFLQQLLSRFADLKSRVEQAFLLENSAFKQEDIIAPPVLKSQEMDPKQSKNDPHIQTTNQLESVNSKPSQIENSGSGHVDVIGQDRKKRTAGLDLKTALRACPEFTSWAQNIGGYLNNWQDLQRIASQLAPMIGIPELAWKKAQTGLGPHAATAALMLVFDKHCTGEVASPGGYLRGMIEKSRAGELHLERSFYGRLHRQSL, via the coding sequence ATGACGCAGCACCCCACGGGGGAAACTGACCCGATCCGGGATCAGACCAGAAAATCTGTGCCAAATGGATGGCGCAAAGCATCACCAAAACATGCGCAAACCGCACATATGGTAGATCGGGTCAGGCTGAACTCTGTTCCGAAATCCCATGCGTTAATCGCGCTAAAGCGGGTAGGGGCCCATCTGGGGTTAAAGCCGGGTGATTTGATGCTTATCGACACGCTTTGTGCATTTTCACAAAGCCAGGATTGGCAATCACACCAACGTCCTGTGGTGTGGCCATCAAACGCATTATTGATGGAACAAACGGGCTATTCCTTGTCTGCATTAAAACGGCATATTCGCCGTCTGGCAGATGCGGGGGTCATCACATTCAAAGACAGCTCAAACGGCAAAAGATGGGGACGCAGGGACGCCGATGGAGCAATCATCGAGGCCTACGGGTTTGATCTATCCCCACTGAGCGACCGGGTGCCCGAGTTTGAAGACCTGCATGCTGAAATCAAAGCTGAGCGAGAGCGCTGCAAACATCTGAAACGTCAGATCACAATCGCCCGTCGCATGATCAGGTCCCTGATCGAAGACGCCATGAACAAGGCCAACACGGATGCATGGCAACACCTATTGGTCAAATTTGAATCCCTGCTAGCGAAACTCCCGCGTCAGCCAAAGGGGTCAGGATTTCTGCAGCAATTGCTAAGCCGGTTTGCGGATTTGAAATCACGGGTTGAACAAGCATTCCTGTTGGAAAATTCAGCGTTTAAACAAGAGGATATCATCGCCCCACCGGTTCTAAAATCACAGGAAATGGACCCCAAGCAGTCCAAAAATGACCCCCATATACAAACTACTAATCAACTAGAATCTGTAAATAGTAAGCCAAGCCAGATTGAAAATTCAGGTTCCGGTCACGTGGATGTCATCGGGCAGGACCGCAAAAAAAGAACCGCGGGTTTGGACCTAAAAACAGCACTCAGGGCCTGTCCTGAATTTACGTCTTGGGCGCAAAACATTGGCGGATATCTAAACAACTGGCAGGATTTGCAGCGCATCGCGTCCCAATTGGCACCCATGATTGGGATTCCTGAGCTTGCTTGGAAAAAGGCGCAAACAGGTCTAGGGCCGCATGCCGCGACTGCTGCGCTGATGTTGGTCTTTGACAAACATTGCACCGGAGAAGTTGCATCACCCGGCGGATATTTGCGTGGGATGATTGAAAAGAGCAGGGCAGGGGAGCTTCATCTGGAAAGGAGTTTTTATGGACGCTTGCATCGGCAAAGTCTTTGA
- a CDS encoding GntR family transcriptional regulator, with translation MSSSELSTKISNKLLQDIVSGSLKAGQHISAQQVADKYGVSRTPVREALIALEEQRILLRQANRGYFVATSLPAEIKETLANVGTENSDEYQLLANDWLTNKIPEEVTEQFLRQRYDWTKGKTSDMLVRAAREGWAERKEGYGWRFLPVAKTPEAFDEIYRFRMAIEPAAMLEPSFELDRKVLEEQRRIQQGMLDIDLNSAHGESLLDNGAMFHEEIIKLSRNPFFLMSLQRVNRMRRLMEYRADVNRERLIEQCTEHLEILSLLDAGDVVDASYKMRQHLSGALKRKSPLTWNWAAGKKEPAE, from the coding sequence GTGAGCTCCAGTGAACTATCCACAAAGATTTCAAACAAGTTGTTGCAGGATATTGTTTCAGGATCCCTCAAAGCTGGTCAACATATCAGCGCCCAACAAGTCGCCGACAAATATGGCGTTTCAAGAACACCGGTCCGCGAGGCCCTGATCGCCCTAGAAGAACAGCGGATTTTATTGCGTCAAGCCAATCGCGGCTATTTTGTCGCCACGTCATTGCCTGCGGAAATCAAAGAAACCCTGGCCAATGTCGGTACCGAAAATTCAGATGAATACCAGTTGCTTGCCAATGATTGGTTGACCAACAAAATCCCCGAAGAGGTCACCGAACAATTCCTGCGGCAGCGCTATGATTGGACCAAAGGCAAAACCAGTGACATGCTGGTGCGCGCTGCAAGAGAAGGCTGGGCCGAGCGAAAAGAAGGATATGGCTGGCGGTTTCTGCCGGTGGCCAAAACGCCCGAAGCCTTTGATGAAATTTACCGGTTCCGCATGGCGATTGAACCAGCGGCGATGCTAGAGCCGTCGTTTGAGCTGGATCGAAAAGTTCTGGAAGAACAACGCCGTATTCAGCAAGGCATGTTGGATATTGACCTGAATTCTGCCCATGGCGAGTCGTTGCTGGACAATGGGGCGATGTTTCACGAAGAGATTATCAAACTCTCTAGAAATCCGTTCTTTTTGATGTCTCTTCAGCGGGTCAATCGCATGCGGCGGCTGATGGAATACCGCGCGGATGTCAATCGCGAACGGTTGATTGAACAATGCACCGAACATCTAGAAATCCTGTCATTGCTGGATGCGGGCGACGTTGTGGATGCCTCTTATAAGATGCGTCAGCACCTCAGCGGGGCGTTAAAACGTAAATCCCCCCTGACATGGAACTGGGCCGCGGGCAAAAAAGAACCTGCCGAATAA